From the Fusarium keratoplasticum isolate Fu6.1 chromosome 14, whole genome shotgun sequence genome, the window GCCCTATCCTGGACCAGGACGTCCCACCTCCGCTCGACATTCTCTAGCGATGCAGGGGCTGGGTTTTCGCTGTTGGCGCTATTGTCCTCACCAAGCGTGATGTTTTGGCCCTCGTTCTTTGCCATCTGCTTCCCCCTCCCCCGTTGTTATCCTTTGGACCTCTTAATTCGTTGTGTGCGCTTTCGTAATagtcgatgacgatggcatgGCCCTTGTCAGGGAAGAACAAAGGGGGACTCTCTTGCAAAAGTAGGGCCAGATAACAATATGCCAAGGTGTTAATCGCGCGTCTTCCTTGACAAGGCGTTGGTGAAAGTATGGCAGGAAGAATATGTAGGTGGTCAACAGTACGCCAAAGAAGACGCTGAGCACGATGCTCACCGCAGTGCTAGCACCCATCTCCTCGAGACTTGGTGCACTGGATGCCTCAGTAGTGAGGAAAAACGCCAATACACCACCGGTGAAAGCAGGGTAGAATGGAATAGCCTTTATCGCCTTGGCGAACGAGTTCTGGCGTTCTAAGCTAGCGAACTTGAGCGTCGCGAAGAGAACGGCAGCAAAGCATGCAAATAGGACCGGTGCTATACCCCAGGACGCTACAACCTGCGCCACAACATGTTGGAAGAACTGAGAGTTCCCCCTAAGCTTCAGGATCAAGATTAAAGTTTGAAGTCCTACGATTAAGGTTCAAAGTCCTAGATGGGATCATTCAAAGATATAAGGCCCCAAAGGGCCTCTCATTGAGATAatggaaaaaaaaaacacaacCAAGAATAATCATAATCACTATAACAAGAACTACCTTTTGTCAAGTGCACTCAGCATCCCTGCGCGACACAACCACACAACATCGAGTCCTAGTCCCAAGACACTCGGGCCTGGGATGCGATGCCAGCGCCGACGAGGGCACCTACGACAGTTTGCGTGGTGGGAATGGGGAAACCTAGCCTCGTTACGATGAGCAACCAGAAAGCGTTACCAAACTCGGCGCAGGCCATGACGAGAATCAGGACCGAAGGTGTTCTTGTGAAGCGGCTGAGATCGATGATATTGTTCTTAATGGTACCCGTGACACGGCTGCCAAGGGCCACAGCGCCGACAAAGTCAGTGACCACGGCCAGGATACCGACTTGTGGCATGGTCAATGTTCGTGCAGCTACCGAGGTAGCATACGCGTTTAGGTCCTGGACAAAGGACTCGATCGCATACGCATCCTTGTTCTCTATGGTATCCTAAGGAGCAGATGAGTACCATGGACAACCGGACCTTAAAGATAGGGCTGGTGGCTTCCCCCTTTCTTTCACCTAGACATTGCCAGTCTGATCTAGCATCTCTAGATCATATCCGCGTCCACTAGCCGATGAGGCACGAATTTTGTTCCGTGTCGGCTGCGATATCCCAGTGCTCGACCTGACTGGCTTGCCTCAGAAGGACGGTATGTAGTAGTACTGTTACACCCCAAGGTAAAGGAGCTGCCCGAACGGAGTAAATGGAGCGACGGCCACTTCTGAGTCAGCCCTGAACAGCACGGAAACCTGGTAAGTCCCCGATAGCCAGAGTCATATGATAAACTAATCACGCTTCAAGACGAGTATCTTCAAGCAGTAGATCGACTTGATCCCGCTATCCTGGGGCTCCGTGCGTCCCACCCAAGGGAGGACACTGGCTATCGGCCAAGTCAGCGGCGGGTCCCAGTCCGTTAAAACTCTGTCAATTCGTTTCGGACACTCCGGCAGTGGACGCGCATGTTTGCTATCCTCAACCAGAGGCGGTGCCAAAGGCGTGTATGCAGTTCATGTCGAAGCTTGAGGGCAGCCGCATGCTTACCAGTTCCAACCGAGACCATTTTGTTGATTGCATGGAAAAGCTTGTAAAGTATACTATCGTAATGAGGCCTTGGTTTCGACTTGTTTGGAATTGATTCAGTGAGAGTGAGGAGCGCAGGGCCATTGATGCAACAGGGGGTGTGTAATTCGGTTGCATGGTATAGAGATTAGAGAGCTTTGGTTCATTACTTATGAAAGAATCTTCTTTCAGTCCAATTGAGTGCTGTCCAGTCGAAGGTTTTTCTATGATGGTGGCATCATCCTCATTCCCGATGGCCAGTAACCCTGGACGAGCTTTTCAGCGCGACGTGTCACCTTGGAGACGTCAAACCACGGCAGCGTGAGTTTTATTCGCTGGGCGCGTGAATCAGCCAATGGTCACCCGTGTATGACCGGCTCCGGCAGTATCAGGGTCTGTTTCGGCGGAATACACTCCAATCTATACTACTAACAGTTGTAATCTTCGTCTACCGTTCTTGGCAGCATTGAAAGCTAGCCTTCAGCCTCCGGAATCACGACTAGCTGAAAGATGCAACTACCTCAGTAATTCCTGACATGGGCGGGGGCTGGAGCGAGAGACTAGGTATTCAGGATTTTTTCCTCGGTTATTATCACACTTAACAGGGGATTTTGACTGTGCATTGAAGCTCTTAATTTCTTCTAACGTTAAATGATTGAGGGGGATTGTTCGATTTTGTCCTAGATAAGTTCGTATTCGTCTGTTGTAACAAGATTCCCCTGACCGGGCTTTAATGAGATCTCCTGACCTTTATCTATTGTTTTAAGCCATAGAGCCCGAGGGTCGGGGCAGCCTTAGTCACAAAATGTGATAGGACACCTGTGAACGACGGCCCAAGGTTGCTCTGCAAAGGGTCTTATTAATCGCGCACAGCGCCAATGATATTTTCAATACTATTGGCCCTTTTAATACTAAGTACCTGGCATGAAAGAACAGTGTCATTTGCGCTAAGACGGGTAAGCTAAATTAGACTAAAGCCGTTAGAGCCTTACTCAGATTCTGAACGTTTATATACCATATCGTGCGCAATCTGGGTAATCGCATCACTAAACACTCCCCTAGTCGTGGCTACACAATGGAGCTGGCCGCTGCTATAACCGTCCTGCTACCCTTCAAGTATGGTCTTCCCGTTTCCACCTCCTAGTGCATTACTGGCGGTGTCCTCGGCGCGGCCTTGATGAACTGCGGCCTGAAAGTCTATCCACTGGAGATAGCTCTTGGTGACCTTTATTGTTGGTGCCTGACTGTGAGTTCTCCTTCCTTGTAGGAGGTAATAAAGTGACTCATTTCGTGGCTCTTCCGTAGGTCCTTGGCGCTAGCCTGGTCGCGGGTATTATGATGGGAATTGCCATTAACATGTCTCAGGAGAGTGACTAAGGCTTCTGGGTCGGGCTATTGCATGGCTCCTCTAAGGGAATTCCCTGGGGATAATAGGCGCTCGAGTTAGAGAGCATGTgttaatataagaaaaacGACAAGCTCTCCTTGAGTTCGTCGTTAGATTCCGGTGAGATAACTATGATATATTCTGTAACTAACCCTATCTCAATAAAACGCGTAAAGCCAAACGTAAAGAAGATGTTCATTGATAAGTTGGAGGTGATTTATGACTTCTGAGTTTGTTGACATAAATGCCTACGCAACGGACGAGGCAATGGGACTATATCGCGAGGTTATATGACCATATGTTAGATTCAGAAATATAACTCCTCCTATTTTCACTCCCTGGATTATTTCGCCAAGAATCGAAGGAGATGAGTAGTGAAATCTTCTGGCAGTTCCAGATGTGGCATGTGGGTTGCCCCCTCCATAATGACAATTTCTGCATCTAGAATATTTGCCTAAGGCTCAATTGCTGCGGGATAACAAAAGTCACCTTCTCCTGTGATAACTAGAGTTGGCTTAACGATTTTGACGCAATCTTTAACTAAGCTCCAATCTACTCGGGAAAATCAATTAGTCCCATGCAGTCTTGTGATTAATTAAAGTAAGGGCTGCTCTTGCCTTTATGTGTTCCAGTCGCGTTAATAATACTAGGCCCATACATCGTCCCATCTACCGTATCATCGCTCTCTAACTTCTCAAAGAATAACAGGAGGCCCTAGGGCCAAGGCCAGAAGCGGCACATATGCCGCTTGAAGAACTCGAGCATAGCTGCTTTGTATTCTGGCGTATCATACTTTTGCTCGGCTTCAGCTACCCAGATCGCTTCTTGCGCGGCCTGAGGGAGCCTCCCTATGTGGCCCTTTACAACTCCTATCAGCGCTTCCACGCTGACTGGGGCAGAGGCAATGATGAGGTGTTTTAGTCTAGGAGGCTGATATTGAACAGCGAATTCGGCTACAACTTCTCCTCCCCAAGAATGACCGAAGAGGTCGTAGTTATCTGCAACATTGAGCGCTCTGAGAAGGTTGTCAAGTTCGGCGAGGAAGACCTCCAGTCTCCACACATTCGCATCATACTTAGTCTCGCGCAGGTGTGTGCTGTTGCCGTTGCCCACCTGATCGTATAGGATGACCGGGATCCCAGTTTTCTCAGGTAGATTAGAGAAGTAGGGCGTAAGGTAGTCATGGACTCCACTAGGCCCACCGTGGACAACGATGAGGGGACGTTTGCTGCCCTTTAGGTCTCCAACAGTGCGGTACCATGTCTGCCCCTGAATGGGCAGTCGGGGGTGTGAAAAAGACACAAATCCCTCAGCAACGGCCATTGTGACGCAATTCTCGACCCCACTACAGTGTTCAGACGCTTGTTTCGAGTCTGTCAGGCCGATCTAGGATAAGTTGACCCTTTTGTCTTAGAGTAAGGATTGGCAGTATGTAGCATATCCCAGGGTACGGCATCACTAGGGGTCCCAGACTAAGAATCGGAACAAAGGACGAAGCTCAGATAGTGCTATAAGTCTACTCCCACACTAGCCTGACCTCCGGCGGTCTAGGATCTTCCAGATAGATGCCGGGCTCGTGTGCTAGTCTTCCTTGCTGATAGAGGTGGTAGTAGGCTCGTATTCTGCTGATGAGACTCGAGGGTAGAAGCTAGGTGTGAATATAGACAACGGGATGGTGTGAGGCTGACGAGCGGTAGAAAAGGGTTCAGAGGGCGTGGGTAAGTGCGGCCTAGCGTTGAGGCTGATATGATCGCGAGCGAGACAAATCTCTCTACGTCATCCACTCAAGTAAGGACCTAGTATGAGGAATGGACTAGGCTTTAGGCTTCTTGTTTTCGCCGTGCTTAAGAAGCCGCCGTAGAGGGGCAAGGACGTGAGTTAAGATCGTCGGGGCTCTATTCTGGCCTCGTATGATGGGCAACCGATATATATGGATCGGACAAGGGAGAACATTGAGAGACCGACGCAGTGAGGACTTCTGAACCAAAATATGACATCTATTTCGGGTTACAAGGATGCCAAAATCTATTCCCAAATTAGCACTAACTCTAGCGAGGGATAATAGCATATGCTCCCCAAATCACATAAACCGTCAAAATGATGTCAGCGGCTTCGGCCCTCGCCTGACTGCCTTCAATAGGCAATAGAATCAGTTTACCCTACTTCCAGTTCGCCCAGGGGGGCAGCGATCTAGAGTCATTATCGCGAAATCTGTTCTTTTGCGCAAAGTAGAGGAGCAAGACAACTGATATATCCCTTTGGGTAGGCGGCAACTTCTTTCAAGACCTTATTCTCGACGATGGGGGGAGGTAAAGCGACAATAGCTTACGAGGATGCTAATTCTCCTGCGTACAGTTAGCATCTTGAAGCTCGCCCTCGAGATGTCGGTGACCCCATTGCCTAGGGAAATATCCAACCACCGAGCGCAGAGCTCTCTCAGGTTCACGGCCGGTAGCTCGAAGAGGCACCGCCGCAGATCTTCGGCAACTTATTTTCACCAAGCGGCAGTCTCAAGGGTATTCCACTAGCTTAAAGATCTGCTTCAAGTTCTACACACCCGCTTCATAGTCCAGCCGGCGCGGAAGGAGGTATCACCTAAGGTAGAACCAATCGGCGACTCTCAATAGCTCAACGGCGTGATCGGGGCCCTTGACCAGGCTCATATTCGTGCCTTCATCCCGGCTCAAGGCCCGGGAAGGTACTAGTCAAGGGAGCACCTTATCTCCATAAATATACTTGCTGCAGTCAATATAGAGGGTCTATTTGCATACGTTCTTGCCAGCGGCGCGCCTCCCTCTGCGATTTAAAGGAGGCCGTGGAGTTAATTGAACTTGAGAGACAAGTTGTTCGCTTCCTTAGGCTTCTAATAAAAGTTGACAAGACTGACTTGGTTGAGAGGAAAATAGGAtatcatcggcatcgtcaaTAGCCTCGAGGTCTCGTGCTCTAGATGCCTCCGCAACCTCCGCaacctctgcctcctcggccgccgcctcttcgagcttctcaagcgCCTCCTTCCCAGCGATTGCCTCGTCATGCCTCCTTCAATACGCCTCACCGCCAGGTGAGTGGATATAATACCTGGCCGGCGGGTCATCTAAGATATCGAACTAGGATTTGGTGGTGATAGTATCAGAGATCAAGAGGCCCTTCTCGACAACTTTCCTCCTTCCTTCTCATATCGTTCAATGAGCTTAATAGAGTTATCTTCACTCACCTTAagcatctcggcctcctcatcctgctcCGTTCTAGAGGTATTACTTGCTTCTTCGAATACTCGCCAGAAATCCCTCATCTCGGCTAACTTTTGGGCAATTATCCTGAAACTCTATTGCACTTCTGGTCAACGCTGTTGGAAATTAGGAAGCCACTGACGAAATAAATGGTGATACGTGCTACATCGTATTACGAAGCCTGCTCTGACACACGAGCTGTTAGACTAAGAAGGATCAAACTGGGATGAAACAGATGGTGAGGAAAACACCGCTACAGCTGATGAATACGACTCTATCGAAGGAAGGATAAAATAGACTAACTCAGTCATTCATTTAGTTAGAAATCAAGAGCTTCAAAGCACAGACAGAATCCCCCGTCAAGTGTGGCACCTCTTCTACTCTTTGAGTTCATTTATTGATGCCGATCGGTACAATGAGCCTGTATTTTCTGGATCTGACAGAATATGGCCGCACTTATGGCCGCAATCTCGACACTCCAAACCGCCCAACTTCGGTGGGCAAGGCAGTTCGATCGTGGGGTAGCTGCTCTAGCTCAGATTGGTTTCATAGGATACCGGGAATTTGTTGGATCTCTGCCGCCAGTTTACTCCGACTTTCTAGATTTATGTTACGGTATCGCGTTCTCGAGTACATGGCAACCTCATGAAATACGGACCCAAACTCACTTCTGGCACACAAGGACTCGGTATCTCGAAGAACAAATGGATAGCTCGCACAGGCGATTCTGGCCCCGTGACAGAGTCTATCGTCACAACGATGTGAATGACGGAATGTTTCTAATGTGTCAGTCAGGCGTTCGAACTCGCTTGGAAGCGAAGTCGCCCCTAAATGTTAATTCAAGGTTCACCATTACGCGACGCTTGCTAACGTCCACCAGCAGAAGAGTCTCAGATGAGAGGCTTCATGCTTGCTGTTGTGATATCCGATGGCTTGCACGCGGCCATCTGGTATCGGCGGGCCTGGCCTTCATGCCTGTTGTTTGGACTTCTTTGGTGTCTTTCCCTGGTTGTCAGATATTGCCACGGAATTGGCTGGCCGCCTCTTTGACTGCTCGTTCCCTTAGAAAGGGCCACTATGCTAGCTAGCCAGTGTTATAACCTTGTCGCATCACCGCATTCTTCTACCTCTTTGGATTGTTATGTGTGAATAAGCTGTTATCAAATGCACTCGATGAGTTGATCTTTCCGCCCCAAACCTGTCAGAGGAGTGGACTGGTCTTTGAGGTTTGAAACGAGTGAGGGTATGGTGGTGTATCCGAGGCAATAGTCTAGTTGGCAACATGCGAACCCGAGACAACACAGGGACGGAATGAATTCAGTTCGGATGGATTGCTAATGCCGTCAAGGTTGCAAGTTACCCGCCGATCACTATACCTTCGACCGCATTACCCGATCATCACTGGGGAGGAGACGATAATGGTAAATAACTCAATTTAGTGCTACGCTCAGTCGCGCAAAATATCATTTCTGGTGCCCATGGGAATCAAACACGGAGTAGCGGTGCAGTACAACCGCTTCGCCGATGACCTCGATTTCACCCAAGACTATGGTTAGATCTGTAGGGTTCAACCCGGAGACCAAAGAAGCCCCAGTAAATAGTATCCTTCGCTATCCATGGACTGGGACATAAGTCTCCTGAATGGCTCGACAAAAATAGTCCTGGGAGTGCTAAGTAAACTTGCTGGAAGATTGGTGGTCGCTTTGGTCGACAAAATGATCAGGGAACAGCCGACTAATAGGGGGGAGGGCCGACAGCAATTTGAGCTGGCCTAGAGGAGCAAGTAGTAGAGGCGGCGTGGACGACGTAGGCAACGTGGAGTCGTACTCCGATGGTGCGCTGGAGACGCCCGCAGGGGGGAATGTCGGCGAGATGCTGGTTGCTATCAGAGGCACACTTGAAGTTGGCCCAAACGAGCCAGATCGCGGAGCCGTACCAGTCGCAATCGATCGAGGGGGTGCGAAGACTGGGCTACCTTTATCATTAAAGCGAATCAGCCCGCCCATGTAACCACAAGTAACCGGTTTTAAATGGGCAGCCTCACTTTTCTTATCATCTTGGCAGCTGGCATTCGTTTCCAGCAGGGCATAATCAATTTGCACAGACCACGAGGTCTCGTGCACCTAGAAACTGCGTCGGCCGACCAGACCATTCATTGACGGGGAAGATGACGGTTCACGAACTTGCATGTGTTCCTTCAAGCTCTGAAGGCGTTTGAAAGACTTGTCACAGAAAGAACACTGTTAAAGCAATACTGCGGGAGTAGAAGGTGTTATGTTGTTAAAAGGTCTAAGTTACATATGTCTCAGAGGAGCACAGCTCCTCACATAGTACCCACATCCCAGCCACCAGCTGATCGGACCATCTTAGTCATACGGTCTCAACAAACACTTGTGTGGTCTGACGGGGATGTGGACACGCACGTGGGACGTGATGTGGTCTCGCTTATTGGTGGTGACCCGGCAAGAACCCCACTGACACGTCAACGTCAAGGTATTCGCCCGCTTGTACCCAATGTGATCTTCACAGATATGCTTCTAATGCCGGATTAACATGTCAGGCCCCTTCATGGTGTGTGTGGATTGTCTCTTCGAGTGTAGGCATCCCATCTACTTATCTCGAGACCATATGCCATGGCTATCGGATAATTCCGCGAGACAAGGCGAGGGGAATTTCACGTACATAAAGCGTCACCATACTGGTGAACTGCTGATTGCAGGCATTCCAGCGACAGATAACGCTGCCATCAGGCGCAGAAGCCACATGGTCGGGATTGACGTCGCCGGGCGCAGGGttcatcatcgtcaaaggCCAAGATTTATGCAGAGAAGATCTGGGAAATCCTGGGTTGCCTGGGACTTTCTTTATCCTACCGTtgggttcttcttctctgtgCCCGAGAATCTCGGCAGCAAATTCCTCGCTTGCCAAGGGTGGCAGTGCTGACGAATGACGGCGTGAAACACCGCCGAGTAATATCCGATGACGCGAGATTGGCACCCCCAGGGAGAATCTTATCTCATGCTTGTACGAACAGACAGCTTCCAGGAAATATTCTATTTCAGGAGCAAAACCTGTCTCTTGTAACCGATTTTCCCTTCTACTTTGAGGGCGATGCTGCCAGGTCTAACGTTGCCCACTACGTCCACAATCAGCAGATCGCGGACGGTTATTGGCTCAAAATCGGACACCGCAAAATGCAATAACAATGAAGGTCCCCCTTGAAGCTCGGGCCTCCGGGTTTATAGCTGGGTCCCTGCAGACCTGAGAAAGCAGCCTAAAGTTTCTCCCGTCATCACTCACGCCACATCACTGCCATCTTCAGCCTTGCCGAGTTCGACGGAAACGGAACAAGATGCGAGAAATAGTCCGTCCATTCCATTCTCCGACGTGGTATTCTCTACTAACGGTGTTCCCTCCCCTTTTAGGTGCACGTTCAGGCTGGCCAATGTGTGAGAAGCATAGCGCATCCTTTGAGGACAAATTTGACACGCTCGTAGGGCAATCAAATTGGAACGACATTCTGGTACTCACTGTCCTAGACTTATGCGAATTTTAGTCTAAGCGCGATAAATCTGACATCTCGTCTTTCAGGCAAACCGTCTCCCGTGAACATGGGCTCAACGCCGATGGCTCGTAAGTTGACATCGAGCCCAAGCCAGCTGCTGTTCTGCATCATCCTACTCACCGTTCACAAGGTACAATGGCGCTTCGCAGGTTCAACTTGAGCGAATAAATGTCTACTTCAATGGAGCAAGTCTACAAAGCCCCCGTCTCCAACAATGGCCACTGGCAGGATTCGCTAAGTGATAGGTACCCAGACTGCGAGCGAGACGTATGTTCCTCGCGCTGTGCTCGTTGACTTGGAATTAGGCCCCATGGATAGCATTCGCGCTGGCCCTCTAGGTCGGCTCTTTCGCCCCGACAACTTTGTCTCTGGTGAGGCTAGTGCAGGCAACAACTGGGCTAAGGGTCACTATACCGAGGGTGCCGAACTGGTCGACCAAGTTGTCGATGTGGTTCGAAGAGAAGCCGAAGGCTGCGACCACCTTCAAGGATTCCAATTCACCCATTCCCTCGGTGGAGGCACTGGCTCAGAGATGGGCACCCTACTACTGTCCAAAATCCGAGAGGAGTTTCCAGACCGTACGATGGCTACCTTTTCCGTTGTGCCGTCCCCCAAGGTCTCCGATACGGTGGTCGAACCGTATAACGCAACCCTCTCGCTGAACCAGCTGGTTGAGAACTCGGATGAGACCTTCTGTATTGACAATGAAGCTCTTTACGATATCTTCACACGAACCTTGAAGCTCTCTAGCCCTGCCTACGGCGATCTCAACTACCTGATTTCCACTGTCATGTCGGGGGTGACTACGTGCTTCCGCTTCCCTGGTCAGCTTAATTCAGATCTTCGTAAGCTCGCTATCAACATGGTCCCCTTTCCTCGTCTGCACTTTTTCATGGTCGGGTTTGCTCCTCTTACAAACCGGCAGCATCGCACCTTTACGAACCTGACTATTCCGAGCCTTGCCCAACAAATATTTGATCCGAGAAACCTCATGGCCGCTTCTGACTTCCGTAATGGCCGCTACCTCACTTGTTCAGCCATTTTGTAAGTCCTGTCAATGAGAGGGAAATGGTATAGGTGTGAAAGCTATCTTATCCTCAGCCGTGGTCGCGTGTCAACAAAGGAGATTGAAGACCAAATGCGGCGCATCCAGACCAAGAATTCAACCTATTTTGTGGACTGGATCCCCAACAATGTGCAAACTGCCCTCTGTTCTGTGCCACCTCAAGGCCTCAATATGGCGGCTACCTTTGTTGGCAACGCTACTGCGGTCCAGGAGCTATTCAAGCGCGTCGACGATCAATTCTCAGCCATGTTCCGTCGACAAGCTTTCCTGCATTGGTACACGAGCGAGGACATGGACGAGGTGGAATTCACAGAGGCGGAATCGAACTTGCATGACTTGGTGTCCGAATATCAACAGTACCAAGACGCCGACGCGGGAGATGAAGCTGACTATCAGGAGGTGCTTCAGCCCCGGTAATGCCCAATGATAGAGCACGGTGCTTCTTAACTCCGTAGCTCGGTCTCTTTTGGGTCTGCTACTCTTGAGCAAGGTCTCTAATCTCCTTGGGAAGAAGGAAGGATGGGGAAAGGAATGGTGTGGTTGGCCAGCATATaaacgaaaaaaaaaaaaaaaaaagagatacATAGTGGAAAACAAATGGGCGGAGATGCACCTTGATTTGAGAGAGTCGTGGTTGCGTCGTTGTACTTTGAGTTGGTCATGATGTGCCGCTGATTCCGCCAAAGGACCAAGATCAGAAGATGGGGGCCGGTCACCGGAACCCTGGATGCCGCATCTCGTCAGATTCCATGATGGATTCATAGAGGCGTCGCAAGATCAACCTTCCTGGTACCTTTTGTGGAGGGTGGCAGCCCTATTATTGTCATTTTCGAGCCGGAACTTTTCTAATTGGGCGGAATTCATGCGCTTCGTCTTGCCACTTGGATCCTCGCAGGCATCTCCTGTGCTGTGCGATGGTGCCGGTCGGTCAAGGGATCCACAGTTAGAGCTGCAGCAGCAAAAGCGTGAAGCAAGCCGTGTTAACAGTCACCTCTGTTATGATATGATGTTATGATCAGAGAATCTGCCACTCCCGCAACACTTTGTGTGGGAAGAAGTATGCTCTGATTCACTAACCGTAAATGGATAATCCTTGTGAGTGACCCCACTGGCACCTTCGTACAGCACAGGAGGGAATTAAGACCATACTGCCGGCTCAGATACTCCGTGGTTGGATCGTCTGGGCCAGCCCAACCGGGTTGGGCTTTGTTACGGACGTGCCCTTTGACAAATTCTGACCGGTCGGGTCTCGGTCTCTGGCACGTCGTCTGGGCGCGGTCATGGCTGGAATGCCGAGGCCTCCAACTGGTACCTACCGGTACTGGCAGAAGGCGTTGAGGCTGTGTCTCCCCCCCAGGCCCTACTAGCCGAGAAGTGATTAGCTTTGTTTCCTCCATGCGACGAACTGGTCAGGGTGAAATCGAGTTTTGCTTGGCCTTTTAGTGCGGTACAGCCGAAACCAGCAAGCCGACAAATACCCCCCATTAACCAGATTAGGGTATTTCCCGTGAGCTTGGGAAATAAATTGCTCACTATAAAAGCTATTGTGTCAATCAGCGAAAGTTTACTCATTTCTCTTCCTTTCGAT encodes:
- a CDS encoding Phosphate transporter, giving the protein MVSVGTENKDAYAIESFVQDLNAYATSVAARTLTMPQVGILAVVTDFVGAVALGSRVTGTIKNNIIDLSRFTRTPSVLILVMACAEFGNAFWLLIVTRLGFPIPTTQTVVGALVGAGIASQARVSWD